CCCTCGGAACTGTCCGCGAGGGTCGCCTTGGCCAGGCGCGGCCGGAGGGCGAACGTGAGCAGTCCCGTGCCGCAGCCGTATTCGAATCCCGCTTCGCGCCCCGTCGGCGGGACCAGCCGCTCGATCGCGTCGGCCACGCGCCGCGCCCGCTCCACTTTGGCCGGATCGTCGTCCCAAGTCGCGGCTCGTTCGTCGAAGTCGACCATCGGGAATCCTCTCGCCGGCGCGCCGTTACTTCGGGGCCGGCCGGCAGTGTAAGCTCTCCGCCGCCGCCGCGCGTCGGCGGCGCTTGGGGAGGCTCTTGATGACTGGAACGAACTTCGCGCGGCGGGCTTTCGCCGCGCTGGCGGTCGCGGCGTTGGCCGCGACGGGGGCGTTCGCGGGGACGACGCCGTTGATCAAGGTGCGGGTGGCGAGTCTGGACGCCGCCTTCGCCGACGCGCGGACGCTCGCC
This is a stretch of genomic DNA from bacterium. It encodes these proteins:
- a CDS encoding class I SAM-dependent methyltransferase; translation: MVDFDERAATWDDDPAKVERARRVADAIERLVPPTGREAGFEYGCGTGLLTFALRPRLAKATLADSSEG